The sequence ATTTCCTCACAAACGCCTTATTTAACCTaatcttctctccccacccctctctaTGAGGTTATCACCCATTCCTCAGGCATTTGCAGCTTCCCATTATGGCTTGGCTCAGAGGCTAAGACGCgctttgaaatatatatataaaaatatattctcACTAGCtgagagctctttggggcagggactgtctctcactatggcTGCTAGAGCCTCCTGGAGTTACTCTAGTACAATTCCACTTCCTCAAGCCAGCTCCTGCAtgactggatcaggcccctgcaCGGATTGAAGTGAAGAGCTTGGCCTCGAAGCATAAACCTCTACTGTTCAAGCTGAACAATGAGGTTGCAGCAGACACAAATGCTCTGGGCCCTGCTGGGGGTAGGAGATGAACTCAGCGGGGGCTAAGGTTTTTTCCTGAAAGAAGGAACAGCCAGGGCCCTCTGTTGGAAATTTTTATTTTGCTGGAAAAGCCGTGGTCAAAACTCCACACCAGATTCTAACAGATAAGCTTCTACGCAAGCACTAGCTGCTTTGGAAACACCTCAGCCACAGTCTAGTCTCAGAGGATGTGGGTTTGAACTGGGATTCAGATCAACTCCCAAGACGacaacaacaaataaataaagaggAGACTTGGGATTCTCCATCCACAACACTgagaagagaaaggaaataaTGACATGAACTCTATGAGCAAGTTACCTGGAAGACAGtgaatccccaccccaacccatGCAGAACCTGAGCCCAGACAGGGCCAATGTGGAGTTACGGGAAGAAAGAAACTATGCTTGCAAGTGTGGTGAAGTGCTCAAGGACtgaaaaattaaggaaaaaaaagATACAGCGGGTCACAACTTTACTGAAACACAAGAACctccattaaaaataaacacactaGAGGCAGCCAATACCCGTCGCAGGCAGCGGGATGGTGGGGGAAGTAGGACAAACTTTCCCGTGTAATGGGAGCCCGAGGGTCCGCCCGAGAATACGCTACCTGAAAGAAAGCACAATACAGTTTCAAAGGCTTATGTCAGAAGTAGCCACGGTGGCAAAAAGCCCAGAGATCTCAAGCCCACCCCAAGCCCTCGCACTGTCCACACACACAAGCCATGCTGGTTTAAAGTTAGCTTTAAACTGGTGCAAAGCCCTGGGTGGATGCTCCTATTCTGAAGTACTTTAAACCATACCATAACCACGTCCATAACCAATTTACACTGAAATGAAATAAGCCTGGTTTAAAGCCCACCCACTTGTCTTTCTTGCACTAGTTTCTGTCAACCAGTTTAAAAATCACGCCTTAAGTGAAAATTGAtgcaactttctagtgtagatagTGCTAAATCTCCATGGGATTTAGCTCAACTTCACCGCAAGGTAGCTCAAAAACCAAAGGAGCACCTTGCCTAACACGAGACATGAAGCGTGGTCCAGTTGATTGGGAACTAGACTGAGAATAAGGAGACCAgtgctctcttcccctctctgggtGAGGAGGAGCCTGTAGaactcctggtttctattcctggctccgccATTGAACTGCTGACACACCTGGGCCTCTCTGCACATCTGGTCCTCCTCCCAacctatttagactgcaagctcttcagggcagggactctctttgtCTGAGGAGCACTAAGAACAGTGGGACTTTGATCTTAATTGGGGCTTCTACGAGCTACCATAACACTAGGCTGACTGGGCCAAATTACTAACACTTTAGCTTTATAGACATTGACGAATCTCCACAACAGCCCCTGGGTGGTAAGACGACAATAGTGAAATGACTCAGAGCTTGTTACGTAGGGACACTCTGGAAAGTGAAGATGAATTAACTAACCGTGTGAATTTTAAGTGGATTAAACTGCATTAagtccctgtgtggatgctcttgtTCAGAATTAAAATAGCCTTACTTTGGttagcttaattcacttccaaagttaattaaactaaactgaactGAGGCCACTGTAGTTctgaataagaatgtccacacaaggatttaatgcagtttaattaaTCCACTTTAAAAGCTAATTCACAATTTTCTCacatgtccccatgtagacaaacccttagtttGCTGTAGCTTAACCCTCACTACAGCCAACTAAAGACACTTCAATTctgaatgagagtgtccacaTAGGGGTTTGATGTGCTTTTACCTCACTCTTTCAGTTAATTAGTTTTAAATCCCCAAAGTGTTTCCTTGTAGACTAGACCTCAGAGTTAGACACAAGATTAGAACTCGGGCCTGCCTGCCTCCCAATGCTGCACTTTTCTCTAGTCTAGACCACACTGCCGCTGCCACAGGTTTCACCCGcagaagccaatggagctacatcTGCTTCTGACTGTGCAGCACTTAGTGCAAATATTCAGCAGCAGGTACAAGTTAGCCCAAGATGACTTTGAAGTCCCTGGAGTTTAATTTTAATGCTAAGTGAAGTCTGTTCTGTGCTCTCACTCTGGTtcccattcagcaaagcatgtgcttacatccatccccattcagcaaagcacatgcttaagttccacTGACTCACAGCATGAGCTCAGTTTTAAGCACGCGGTTCACTGTCTGGCTTAACTAGGGCCACTAGCTACTATCACGTATATTCTGCTGACAACAGgagccaatggcatattgggaaGCCCTTTGCTCTTGCAATGACTTGGCAGCCAGAGTGCTAAGTAGAAGGTTATCAAACAGAATGAAGGAGTTAAAGTTTTAGCTAATCACTGCTTTGGGGTTTCATTGCCTTCCAAGTGTCACTCCCCCTACCGCCTACCACAATCTTGGACAATGCCCAGTTTTGCACATCCAACACATACTGACAGGTTACAGAGCTAGTGCATTAACAAACTGCATTCACAGCCAAATTCCCACCACTCCACCTGTGGAATACTTCATGGGCTTTTACAAGACAGAGAGGTGAAGCTGGTATAAGAGCTCATGTCAGAGGCAAAATGTATTTGTTGATTCAGGCACTCCACTGGTTGAACACAGTTGTCCACATTAATGTGAGTTATTTTGCTCTGCTGTACTCAAGATTCCTTCAAGCTAAAACACTGCAACACGAACTATCTGCTCTTATCACTGCTAAAACCTGAGGGAACTGAATCAAAGGTATGTTTTTAGAAGGCTCTTGATATTCTAGAGCAGCATGTGCATTCTAGCAGTCTCACAAACTTGAAAGCCCATGTATGATGATGATTTATAAATGTaaagccagacgggaccattagtATATGTGCTGccactcctgtataacacaggtgaGAGAATGTCACTCAGTTCCCCAACTTTGAGCCCAATACATTGTGTTTGAGTAAAGCACTTTCCAGAAGACAGTCAGGCTGGACTGGAGGCTTCATGAAATGGAAAAtacaccacttcccttgggagtttattccaatggttaaatcaACCTCACTGTGTAAaacttgtgccttatttctaatttgacttTCTCTGGATTTAACTctcagccattggttcttgttctgacTGTCCCTGCTAGATGTAAAAGCCCATTAGTAGCCAGGATTTTCTCCACATGAAGacacttatacactgtaatcaagtcacctgttGAGCAGGACCTGGTTTGGGGAGACATAAGGGATGGGACTAGGATGACAGAAAAGGCAGCAGAAAGCTCCCAGAATTTTCTTTCCATTTGTGATTTCTGCCACTGCACCCAAATGTAGGGGTAAAGAGTGAAGGTTAAAAGAAGCCAggagcatgggaggggcaggggagacagGAGAAGATGAGCAGGGCTTGGGAAACAGACCCCTAAAACCTGCAACCCCAAGCCAGGAGTTTGGAGCAGGGCAAAAGGTCAGGCCACAGAGGCTAATTTATGAAGACATGGTCAGGATGGACAGCATAGCTATGCACCTGTGGGAAGAACCACCACCAGTGTGTCCATGGCATTGGAAGGGCCCTGGACAGCACCGAGTGTCAGCAGAATATATGAAGGCTGTGGTGGCAATGGGGGCGAGAGATGGTTCAGAGTTACACAAAGGGGAATTAGTCAGGAATATAACAGGATGGAGTTAAAGGAAATAGCAGGTGAAAAACTGAGGGATAATATCCCAAAAGAAGCAGGAATCCTGGTGTTTGAGTTACTTGGAACTGGACAAGACGAAAACCCTGAGAAAACTCCTGAGTTACAGTTGGTGCCAGGGTGAACTTGCTTCATGTTTTAAAGCTTTGCTTTGCAACCACAAGGCCTAACAACTTAAGTAAGCAGATTCTCACACAATCACATGACTGCTGGGGCTTTAACACCAATTATTGTGATACAGTTGTGAGAGTCGGCAATACAGAAGTTCCTGTCCATGTGAAATGTACTTTTAAGATTAAAGcggacagattttttaaaaattggagttTACTCTTGTTGCATTTCACTGAAACAATGAAAACAGATTGGTTAACTAGACTTTGTTTAGTCTGTATCTACTGGCTCTCGGATGCTGCAAACAACgtagggaaagatttctttcataAATCTTACTGgacttttaaaataacaaacatCTCTACTGACCCTAGCATTTTACAGGTTTTCATGCCACAAAGGACCTCCTGAAGTCAGGCCTAATCGGGCCTCCTGTacaacaggccagagaatttcatcctatCATGCCTGGATCATGTTCAATAAGTTTCAGTTGAGCTGAAGTGTGGCTTTTAGAAAGATTTATAAccctgatttaaagatttcaagcaATGGAGAATTGCAAAGGcttgttttaaaattaagaaGTGTTGGGGCCAAATCTGACTGACACTGTAGTTTCAAATGTTGTTCAgggacagggggaaaaaaaaaaaaagagtctatTTCCCCTAAGTGCTATTTTATAAGGCCCTTAAACAGGAAGATCAAAATCTCTGCCAGTTTTAGAGTATGCTGAAAGGTTAGCAGCATTTCCATGGTAGAAATAAGTATGCAAAAAATAATTCTATCCTCTTCTTAAGAATAAATTGCTGGGTGATTTCAAGGCCCATAAAAAAAGGCACATAGACAACACTTCAAATCCAGCATGGAGATATGGATCTTGTCAGCTTTCCAACAGGGGAAACAGTGACATATTCCTTACTGACCTAGAGCCATTCTAGTAAGAGACAGATAAATATAGCTTTAAATCTGGAGTTGCTTTAAAGTCCAGATTTAGACCGTGTGCTAAAATAGCAAAGCAAGGTTGACACTGACCCCATACCAACTGTCTGAGTGCATCCTGCCTATCTCAAATCATCTTCATTCAAAAACATGATGAATGATTTAGGACAGGACAAAAGAGCTGGGATCACTCAACACTGGCAAAAGGGATTATTCTAAAAGACTCCATGCCCGTCCCATGTGAATGCACCTTGTTCTGGCTGCTTTATGGTATAGGCAGTTCACTGAAGTGCAAGTACTCCATTAATGTGGTAAAGGTGTCAGGCTTTTACAAGCAACACTAACAATATGCTTTCACTGGGCTAATGTTGGTAGATCACAGACAGATGCTCGTGGAAACCCTGGTAAATCTTACTGTGCATCAAGCCCAATTTATACTCCTGCAGCACATACGTCCTGCCACTCACAAAGCTCTCACCTCCGACTCAAAACGCAGAGTACCGCGCCCTGTCTGCGTATGACTCCCGCTCGAACCGCTGAACGTCGTAGAGGGAGGCCCGAGCGACCGACGAGACTGGAGACAGCTGACAACGTTCGTAAGCGTACGCCTCTCCGACGGTGGTGGCCGCGGTTGCCGTGCGACGCAGGGGGCTTCTATCCCGGGTGTAATAGGTGGAGGACGCAGCTGCCGCAGCAGCAGTTGCAGCTGCagcgactgctgctgctgctcccgggGTTGGCAGCAGCGCTCTATCGTAAGGGTCTAGGGTAGTAGTGAGGCGATTGGCCATGGCTGTGGTGGCGGCCATGGCTGTGGTGGCGGCCATGGCTGTGGTTTGTACTTGGGAGTATTGCGCATACTGCGAATACTGGGCCATTGTTTGCTCTGCATAGGCGTCGTATGCAGATGCCGTAGCATAGGGCCTCACGCGATATCTTTTGTAGTAGTCGACCATTGCTCCATACCCATCATCGTAATACATGGTCTCCCCATAGCCCGCGGGGTAGGGAGTGCGCACCGCTCCGTACTGCTCATTATAGGTTTCGGTAAAGTCAGGCACTTGCCCCGTGCGATCTACCGGACACTCTTTAGACCAGTGCCCTTCTTTCCCGCACCGATAGCAGCCGCTCTTGTCTCCCATCCCAGGTATCGTCCGAAGCCGACTGGTGGACAACTGCACGCGCATCCGCTTGCCTTTAAGAAACAGACGCAAGAATGGTTGCTATAATAAACTGACTCCACATGGAAAACCGCAAGATTTGCAGTGTGCAAGAACCAAGTAACTCAAACATCTCGTTCCCTCAGCAGCCAATCAAAACCTAGCCTTTCCACAACCTTCCGCAGCACTCACAATGGGAAGGAATCCCGAGTGGCCAAGGTTAATGGTTTTACAGGAAGAATCATGCCATGAATAAAAAGCAAACCTCTCCTGAAAAGTAACACTCAAGTGGCATTAAGGCCTGTTTCAGGAAgatacttaggccctgatccagatAGCTTCTTGACAGATGTGAACCTTTAGCCCtgctattcatgtgcttaaagttacacatttCCGTAGTTCCTATCTTGATCCGGACCCAAGTCTGCTCCAAGACCAGAATGTCAACTCCTTCCTCACGCTGGTGAGCAGCTACTTATCTATCTAGGGACCTATATGGCCCCTGTAGGGTCTGAGCGCTTCACAAGCATTAGCATCTTCACACCACCACTGTAAGGTAGGGAAGTGGTGTCATCATTGTATAGGGATTGAGGCACAGGGTAcatgaagtgactttcccagggtcacacaaggagtctgtggatgagccaggaattgaactcaaGGCTCCCAAGTCCCAAGCCAGAGGCCTATTAGGCCATCCTTGCTACCCTGGGGAAATCACTGGATCTTCTCTCATGCTAAGTGCTCCCCAAGGTGACTATGCAATTCATAGCTTGGCTCTAGACAATTCTTTAATCCAGTCTCTGCCTTTTGAGATAGGGAGGTAAATATAGGGGATATCAGGTTTAAGAGTGGGTTTCCAGAACCTTAAGTTAGCTTTCACACACTCTTGAGAGTACTCCTTCCCTCGCCCCCATAGAGTTTACAAGGACAAGTGGCCTATTACTGTAACTCATGCGGTAGCTCATTCTTTCTAGGCCTGTATGCTACAGCTTCGGCTGTGCAGAACCTCAGTTCTATGCAATGCGCTTTCAGATAGTCAAGCCAATTGTCGCTTGTATGGAGCTTTTCTATTTGGAGAGGCTGCACTCCTGAACCCTTCCTAGCATCGACAGGGTCCAACAAGAGGAAACCCGTGCAACAGAGAAAACTGAATAATACTATTATCTCTACACTCAACTGGCCTAGTTCAGCAGCCAGACCCCACAAGCACAAAACTCAGTTGAGTCAGCAGCTGCTTTCTACACCCAGGAGGTTGGGATTTTCAACATGCTCAGTTCCTAGCTAAAGGAGAAGGCAGCTGGGAGTCTAACTCctctgagctcctttgaaaatcccagtcaacATGGCTAAACAACTGGGCTCAAAGTCCAACTTCTCCAAGAGGTAATATCAGATAGAGGAGTGGGGCAAAAGCCACCTACTCAGCTCCCCAAGGTGGATTGGAATAATGGTAGCCAAGGGCAGCATGCAGTGTTGGGACCAGCAAGTTGTATCAGAAGAAATAAAACCCTCCGAAAGCGAACAAGGATAGGGTAATCATGATAACACTACTTGCAACACAGTACCAATGGCTTTATGGGAGACTGGATTCAGAGTAAGGGAGACACAAGGCAAAGAGCGTGACAGCAATTGGGGAAGGTCAAGAACCGCAGCCTGGCAGGGAGGAATGGATTCAGCTGTTTGAAGACAAAGCTACTCTTACAGGTTAACTGAACTAAGAAT is a genomic window of Chrysemys picta bellii isolate R12L10 chromosome 7, ASM1138683v2, whole genome shotgun sequence containing:
- the LOC103305688 gene encoding RNA-binding protein 4B-like isoform X2 translates to MVKLFIGNLPREATEQEIRSLFEQYGKVLECDIIKNYGFVHIEDKTAAEDAIRNLHHHKLHGVCINVEASKNKSKASTKLHVGNISTTCTNLELRAKFEEYGPVIECDIVKDYAFVHMERAEDAVEAIRGLDNTEFQGKRMRVQLSTSRLRTIPGMGDKSGCYRCGKEGHWSKECPVDRTGQVPDFTETYNEQYGAVRTPYPAGYGETMYYDDGYGAMVDYYKRYRVRPYATASAYDAYAEQTMAQYSQYAQYSQVQTTAMAATTAMAATTAMANRLTTTLDPYDRALLPTPGAAAAVAAAATAAAAAASSTYYTRDRSPLRRTATAATTVGEAYAYERCQLSPVSSVARASLYDVQRFERESYADRARYSAF